The sequence CGGCGGAGGCGGCCAGGGTGCTGGAGCACCGGGAACGCGGCCGCAGGACCCGGCGCCGAGCGGCTGGGGGTAAGGGCACCCCCGCGTGGGATCTGAACCCCCCTCCCGATCACTTCCAGATGCCCCCCCTCTCCCCAGGGTCTCCCCTCCCGCCACTTACCAGGGCTGACCTCACAGCCATCTTAACCGGGTGtccacctctctctctgcctgcctggTGCTGGCCCCGCGTCCCCATCGCCGCGCCCGTCGGCCCCCGCAGAGGGCCTCCTGACGCTGCGGGCCAAGCCGCCCTCGGAGGCCGAGTACACCGACGTGCTGCAGAAGATCAAGTACGCCTTCAGCCTGCTGGTGAGGACGCGTCCGCCCCTGGGCCGGGGCGCGGGCACGGTGAAGCTGCCCCGTCCCCGCACCCACGCCAACCATCTCCCTCCCCACGCCCCAGGCCCGGCTGCGCGGCAACATCGCCGACCCCTCCTCCCCGGAGCTGCTGCACTTCCTTTTCGGGCCTCTGCAGATGGTGAGACCCGCCCCAGGTCCTCGGGCCCCCCTGCGGCGGGAGGAATCGGTTCGACTTGCAGACGGTGTGACGGCACGGCCTGCCCCCTCCCGCTCCCCTGACAGATTGTGAACACGTCGGGGGGGCCCGAGTTCGCGAGCAGCGTGCGGCAGCCGCACCTGACGTCGGATGCCGTGGCGCTGCTGCGGGACAACGTCACTCCACGTGAAAACGAGCTCTGGACCTCGCTGGGGGACTCGTGGACCCGCCCCGGGTGAGGGGTGGGACTGGGAGGCGGGGGGCGTGGTGATTGGAGGAGCTTAAGGGCTGGGAGATGAGTGGCATGATGATTGGAAAATGAGACTAGGAGGAAAGGGACAGGTTGGAGGCGTGGCTTCGTTGTGTTGGGGCGGGGCTTAGGACAGATGCCAAGATTCAATTGGCGGAAAGGCCAGAAATTAATATGAAGGAAAGATTTAAGACCAGCAGACCAATCAGATTGAAAGAAAAGGTGGGGCTTAAAGGAATAGAGGGGCTACGGGGCAGGAGCGGGGCTACGCGAAGGGGCGGGGCTTCTGGAAAGTTTGGTCTATAACTTTGGCGATGGGACAGAGTCTGTGCACTGGGGGCTGGGAGTTTCGTAGGGAAAGGGTCAGAACCTGAAACCGAGCTTAAGGAAAACCTGATTTGGAATCAGAGGTGAAATTTAGAGGCTGGATaaggcaattttttttccagagagagagagagatggatgggCGTGGGGGgcgggtctcaatatgttgcccaggctggtcttgaactcctggcctcaagcgatccttccatcttggcctcccaaaatgctgggattacaggcgtgagccactgcacccggcctagaaaTATAAATTACTGTTGGGTTGGGCTTGGAGGTACCGGCAGGACTTGGTGAAAAGTGGCGGGGCTAGATACAGAGAGCTTTAGGGGAAAACTTAGTGAAGTTAATGACAGAGCTCAGCTGGGGGCTGTACCAGGATCCCTGAGCTCTTGGCCCTGTCCCTGGCTGCAGGCTGGAGCTGCCCCCGGAAGAGGGACCCCCATACAGACCCGAGTTCTTCAGCGGCTGGGAGCCGCCGGTTACTGACCCGCAGGGCCGCGCTTGGGAAGACCCAGTTGAGAAACAGCTACAGCACGAGCGGAGGCGCCGGCAGGTGAGGCTGAGGCTTTCAGGGGAGCAGCCAGCTCCCCCAAGCGACACGGCAGGGCCGAGGCTGGGAAGTCCGGGGTGGGGGCGTGGCCGGTCCGCCTGACCCGACTCTCTTACTTCCTGCAGCAAAGCGCCCCCCAGGTCGCTGTCAATGGGTGAGTGTCCGCCCCAGGGCAGGGCAAGGGGGTCCAGGAGGGGTGCTTCCCGGGGGCTCCCGGTGTTGACTCCGCcccctttttttctgtgtttttccttctgtcttcctgGCTCTTTTCAGGTGGGTGAGATGGTGAAGGGGCGGGCCGGGGCcgggagagagggaggagcagggagggagggggcgggATCCAGACTTCTGGGGCCAAGGGAGGAGGGAATGGAGACCGGGGTTTCCGGGCCTAAGGGAGGAAAGGGGCTGGGAGTGGGTAAAGTCTGAGAGGTTGGATCTCTGGATCCCCAAAAGGCTGGAAGAAGGCAGTTTGGTTTCTCAGGGCCTGGGAAGCACCATGTCTGGGCTCCCTACGAGGACAGAGCCCTGGATATTGGAGGGGAGAGGCTGGGGAATTCGACCTTTGGGTTTTGAAGAAGAGCCCAAGTCTGGTGCTTGGGATCCTGGAGACCCAGAGGAGCAGGCTTGGGACTTCAAGGGCTTGGGGGCAAGTTTCTGGGAAAGTTAGGAAGTGGTAGTATCTCTGGGCCCCGGAGAGGGGTAAAGGCTGGGTGATTAACCTCTTGGTTTTCCAGACGCTCTAATGCAATTGTCTAAGTCACTGCTGGGTGTCGGACTGGGTTAAAAGGTTTAAGGGTTAAAAGGATAAGATTGAAGCTTGAGACCTGGACTCCTAGGTCCCTGGGGGAAAAAGGACATTCCACGTCAGGTTCTACCAAGCAGTGGGGGTTCAGACTCtgggtcctgggggaggaaaTGAAGTAGATGGACCAGAACTCTAGGGTCCTTGAGCAAATAGAGGGCAGATTGGAGGGAAACAACATGGGAGGAGACGAAAACAAAGCAGTGAGGCTGGAGGAGACAAAGGGGGGTCTAGGTGAGGGCCTGGGCAGAGGGTCTCAGCAGGGACAGCGTGCTGGGAGCTGCCAGCCCCACACAGGGGGTGCCGCGGCCCTGAAGACCCCCCCTCCCCCCTGCACAGGTAGGCCTGATCCAGGCTGAGGTCCCTCTTATTGGGAGTCAGAGCTGAaatcccacccctgcccccagctgCCTGATATCGCAACCCCCCTCCCTGTTCACAGCTTCAAGTcactttctctgagcctcaagttCTTTGCAGGGAAACTGGGAATGATGGTAATCCCTTCCTGGAACAGTGAGAAGTCTGTGGTGTTGTAGGAACTAGCAGTTCAAGGCTCAAGGCTGTGACCATGTTCAAGTTCAAGTCCAGCTGCCTGCAAAGGAGGGCAGCATTATTCAGACATGGACTGCCCTGGTCCCAGGCTGGCGATGCCACCTGTGACCTTTACAtccctgtgcctcagcttcctcctctgtgaaaaTGGAGAAGATAATAGGGTCTCTGGGGGAGGAAGAAACTGGGGGCGGGGAGAGGGGAGTCCAAATTCATGGTTCTACCAACGGTTGTCATGAAGGTCAAATCAACTAATATACataacagtgcctagcacatagtaagtgctacaGAAGTGGTagctattgtttgttttttgagacagggtctcactctgtcatcaggctggagtgcagtggtgagatctcagctcactgcagcctctgcctgccagattcaagcgattctcctgcctcagcctccagagtagctgggactacaggcacgcgccaccacacccagctaatttgtgtatttttcagtatagacagggtttcaccatgttggccaggatggtcttgatctcttgaccttgtgatctgccctcctcggtctcccagagcgctgggattacaggcgtgagccaccgtgcccggcatagctattgtttttattatgcTCATGAGTTATGATATTTAAGCCTAGTGCCtattagatgctcaataaatgacagcTGTTTCTAGCTGTGTGATGTAGGCAAGTGGTtttatctctctgagcctcattctcctctgtaaaatggaatcgATGATGGGATAGTACCCACTGCATATGCCTACAGCACAATGCCAAACAACGGAGGGGGCAAAACATATTCAGGCTGTTATTCTCGTTTCAAATTTCTATTAACAGTATTAACCTGGCCCCTGCTGTGCCCCCTGCTTGGCTCTAACCCTAGCTCACACCAGCACCCTGCACCCCAGAGCAATGGGGCTGGCTGCCTCCTTATCTCCAACCCTCCTGCTTCTCCTCAGTCACCAAGACTTGGAGCCAGAATCTGAGCCTCAGCTGGAGTCAGAGACAGCAGGAAAATGGGTCCTGTGTAATTATGACTTCCAGGCCCGCAACAGCAGTGAGCTGTCGGTCAAGCAGCGGGACGTACTGGAGGTTAGAGGAgcgggaggctgaggggcaggAATTAGGCAGCCCTAGCTGCAGATGCAGGCTCTGAACCTTCTGCCTTTTACCGCACGCAGGTCCTGGATGACAGGCGCAAGTGGTGGAAGGTTCGGGACCCAGCGGGGCAGGAGGGATATGTGCCCTATAACATCCTGACACCCCACCCCGGACCCCGGTTGCACCACTGCCAAAGCTCTGCCCGCAGCCTGGTGAGCCGGCGCAGACGCTGGGGTCTtgagggaggagaggctgggaccAGATACTGGGAACAAGGGGCGTGGGGATCAGCTGTCAAGAGTGCTGGTGCAGGTGGTGACTGGGGGTTCATAAATGCATCTCCAGAAAGGGGAGAGGCTGGGACTCTGATTCCTCTCCCTAACCCAGGTGCTCTCCTCTGCTCCCTTTCAGAACAGCACTCCTCCTCCgccaccagccccagccccagccccacctccagctCTGGCTCGGCCCCGCTGGGACAGCTGCGATAGCCTCAACAGCTTGGACCCCAGCGAGAAGGGTGAGTGGTGGGGACGCCGGCTGTGGGGAGAGGTTCTTATCCTTGCTTTCCAGGCAGGGAAACGGGGGCTCAGAAAGAGCAAATGGACTCCTGCCCCATTCTGGGGAGGCTGGAGCACCCCCCCGCCCTCTGGCCCCAGGACCCCTCGCCCTGagcccccactccctccctccgggTTTCCCACCTGCAGAGAAATTCTCCCAGATGCTCATTGTCAACGAGGAACTGCAGGCGCGCCTGGCCCAGGGCCGCTCGGGCCCGAGCCGCGCAGTCCCAGGGCCCCGCGCTCCGGAACCGCAGCTCAGCCCGCAATCGGACGCCTCCGAGGTCCGAGCCTGGCTGCAGGCCAAGGGCTTTAGCTCCGGGTGAGTGGGGCGGGGGCCGGCTCGGCGCGGGTTGATACGCAGGCTGGGAGCGGAGCGTTCCGATCGGCCGGGAGTCGGGGGGCAGTAGTCGTGGAGACCACAGGGAGCCGGGATTAGCCCGAAGTGAAGGTCTGTCTGGTAGCAACATCCAGTGGCAGGCTGTGATTGCCATGTGTTTTCAGACTCCGACTGGATTCCTTAGGGAAATCCCGTACCCTTCGAAAGCATATGACCACGCCCCCTGGGTGGCACATTGTGATTGGTGGGTGGGGTTCAGGGGGTGTGGGCCCTGCCCCCCGGAGCTGTTCTGATTGGATCATCGCCGGGTGGGCGTGACATGAGTGACGGGGGCTGGGGCATCCGGCGACCTGCCTGACGGCGACCTGCCTGACTGCGCCCCGGCTGCCCTCGCTCAGGACCGTGGACGCGCTGGGTGTGCTGACTGGGGCGCAGCTTTTCTCGCTGCAGAAGGAGGAGCTGCGGGCGGTGAGCCCCGAGGAGGGGGCGCGTGTGTACAGCCAGGTCACCGTGCAGCGCGCCCTGCTGGAGGTGAGCCGGGCCGCTGGTCCCTGGGTCTGGGTGGGGTTGGGACGCCGAGGGCGAGGGCTCGGACACCAGGACAAAGCGATTTCCACCCTGCTCTCTAGGACAAAGAGAAAGTGTCAGAGCTGGAGGCAGTGATGGAGAAGCAAAAGAAGAAGGTGGAAGGCGGGATGGAAATGGAGGTCATTTGACCTGCCCGGCGCCCTTCGCAAAAAGTGACCAGGCCCCGTGTGAGAACGGACTCTTCAGACTCCTCAATAGCAGAAGTCGGTCTTCTGAAGGATGGCCAATCTGCTCCGGCCCCGGTCTTCCCCCATCCCCGTGGACAGACTGAATAATCCTTGCTGCAGTCCCTCCGGGGCAGATCTGGACTGGCTGTGAGTGGGGAGGGCGTGGAGACAGTCTACGGAAAGCGCTAGCAGACCCCCAAGAGGGTGCAGTAGAGCCCTGAGCATTGTAATATGCCGCCCAGCCTATAAACAGCCTCCTTACTTGGCAGATGGTGTGTCAACTGCTGTCCTCTACCCGGCTACCAGGGGGCCCAGAAACCTTCCCCTTGCCCCAGTCACAGCCTCAAGGAACCTGGAAGATGTTCCACCTTTTTTGGTTTCTCTCTCAGAACCCTCCTTTCCATCCCCCGGGTCCCAAACCAGGCTCCCTCCTGACCTCCTAGCCAGCCAAGTCCAGCCTGCCCCATCTTTGGGTTTCCCTGGCTCGCGGCTCCCTTGGTTCCCTGAGAACCAAGGTTCTCACTTCATTCCTTCCTGcatcctggccctgcccttcTCCAAACTCTCCCAAGCCCCTTCAACCTCTGCGGTTTGCACTTGCTACCTCTGCTGGCCGAAACAGCCATTCCCTGCCTGGCAAACTCCTCCTATTCAGCTCACTCACTCACTGTGGCGAAGCCTGCCCTCATCCCCGAAGCCAGTTCCCCACCTCCTGCCATGGCCCTGCCAGGTGGAACTGGCAGCCTCCCCAGCATGCCACAGCTTTCTGGTCACTTTTTGTCCTGGGAGATGGCAGCCAACTGAAAACTTCCTCCTCCCTCAAGAACTAGCTCCCTTCCCCTCTGGCGAGCCCTGTAAcattcttttccccattgtccaAGCGGCTGGTAAGGTTTGCTTTTCTCTGGATCCCCCCCATTTCCAGACTGGACACTCTCTGCCTTTGGGAAGAATggtcctttctcttccttccgtGGCTCCGCTTCCCCAGATTACTGCGGGCCTATGGGCCTCAAGCCTGTCCCCGAGTTGTTCCAACCTGGGGCACCAGGTGGCGCCCTCCAAGATGGGAAAGGATCAGAGAGATCCTCCTGGGGCAGGCAGGAGTTCTCAGTCCCCACTTTGCCAACTCCTGCCTGGTTCCTTCcggttccttccttcctctttggaTCTCCAAGAGTCCTTCCCCTATCTGCCCCGTCCCTAGATCCTACTCACACACTTCCCTTGGCTCCCTATGGCCCACCAGACAAAACCCAGGCCCCAGCTTGGCAGTCACAGGCTGCCACTTGGCTCACCGGCTTCGACCCCACAGGGCTCAGCTCCCTCCTCCTGCTGCCAGGCTTGGTTCATGTGGTCGCTTCTGCCCAGAATACTCTCAGCCCCTCTACCACTTGCCCGGGGCCCCACCACTCATTCTTAACAGGGGAATCGGAAAGGTAGGCAATTCCCCCAAACCTCCTTGCTCCATTTTCCCCTCCCCAATAAGCCCCCGGGGCTCACACCACCCAGGCTGCAAACTGAAAGGTCTGCAGGAACCCAACAAGAGACCAAGTGAGCCAGCTGGGCCTCAGCCCTACTCCCGTCACAGGCCAGCTTGTTTGAACATCCTGGCAGCTGCATCTTCCAATATTCTCAGAACCTGACCATCTCTCACCATCTCTACTCCCGTCACCCCGGCCAGAGCCACCATCTCTCTTGCCGGGATTTTACCAGTAGCCCCTTAGCTGGTCTCCCCAGTCCTCACCACCAACCCCCAGTCTGTTCTCCACACAACAGCCAGAGGGACCTGTTAAAACCTAAGTCAGGCCATGGCCATGCTCCAAAACCCACCCAGGGCTCTCACCTCAAAGCTCAAGCCCTTCCCAGGGCCAAGTCCCCACACAGCCGCCGTGACCTCTCGAACCTCATTCCCTGCTTTCTCCAGCTCCTCAGCTTCCTGCAACACATCAGGTGCATTCCTACCCCAGGGCCTCCACACACACAGCTCTCATCATCCAGAGCACCCTTCCGTCACTACACAGCTCCCTCTCCACCACCTTCAAGCCTCTACCTGTGCCAGCTTTTCCGTGAGGCCTGCCTAGACCACTCTATTCaaaacacatgtgcacacacacgcacccgCCTTCCCAACCCTTCTTTTCTCCAGAGCGCTGCCGCCTTGAAATACATTTAACATTGGATGCTCCCCTCCTAAAAGTATtggatctttgttttgttcagtAATTATCAGTCACACTGTACTTACTAAGTCCTGTTCTTCCTGGTGTTACAGTAATTaccgaatgaatgaatgaatgcctcaTCTCAGAAGATGGCTCCTACTCAGCTCTAGTCAACTGTGGCTATGCAGGACTGAAGAGTTCATATTGTCACAGATTCCtgttttttcaaaagaagtcaaaattccttttttcccccctttttgagatggagtctcactctgttgcccaggctgaagtgcagtgactcgatctcggctcactgcaacctctgcctcccaggttcaagcgattctcctgcctcagcctcccgagtagagtagatgggactacaggtgccgccaccacgcctggctaatttttgcatttttactagagatggggtttcaccatgttggccaggctggtcttgaactcctgacctcaaatgatctgcctgcctcagcctcccaaagtgttgggatcacaggcatgaaccaccgcacccagccggaaTTCGAATTTTATACACAGATTACTCCAAATGTTAAATGTTGGCAATTGACTAAATCTGTTCCAAAGACACTGATGGCAAAACCCAAGCTCCGCAGCTCCATATCCCTGGCCCGAGGTCTTGCCCGCTGATCCTTCCTGCCCCCATCAACTTTCCCTCAGCCCCCTGCCTGTGATCACGCCGGCTCCGTCTTGGAGCCTTCACTCCCGCTGGGGGCTCATCCTGAAGCTCCTCTGCCACACAGGTGAGCAAGCACCAGCCCACCCCTTGGCACCCCACCCAGCGGCCCAGTGGTTTGGTCACAGACATGCACAGCCCCCCAGCACAGAAGCAGGAAACGGCGCCCTCCCTCTGGCTGGGAACACAGACCTTGAGTGGCAACTTCACGACTTTTATTTGTGGTGCCTGTGCTTTATCTCGAAAATACCTTCTCCCCCTGCCCCAGACAGTGGGCGGGGAGGGGGCAGCAAAAAATAGAAGACGTCCCTCCCTATTGCACATGGACCCTATATACAGGCCCACCTGGCTGAGGCCGGCAGGACTCTCGGCACAGTCTTGGATCCCTGCTCAGGAGGGGGGGTGACGGGGTGGCATCACACGTGAGAGGGGGACCTCCAGGCGGCCACTCTGGTCCTGGCTACTGGTCCTTGCACTTCTTGGTCCTCAGTTCCTTCCTAGTCCCGGCTCTGGCCCTGGTCCCCTCTGGCAACGTCCCCCTACTTGGCTCGGCCTCCCACCTCCATCCTGGCCTCGGGTGGCCCCCTTGGCTCCTGGGGACTCTGCTCCCCTCCCAGTTCGGAGGTCCCAGGGGGGCTATGGCTTCTCTGAGACTTCCCCCGGAGCCCTGTCACTCGTGTTCACACGGGGGAAGGGGTGCGTGTGGCAGAAGCAGCTGTATAAATACGGGTGCGGGAAAGTCCCTCCAGGTCACTTGGAGAGTTTGCTGATAACGCGGATCAACGCTGCATTCTCATCCTTGAGGCGCTGGTTGTCAGCGCGGAGGTCAGACAGGGCCTGGGGGACGGCAAAGGGTCAGCTGGGCAGCCCTAGTGGGTTGCGCCCCCGCCCACCCTCGGCCCTCTGCCCACAGCCCCCACAGCCCCCACCTTCAGCTCTTCCTCCAGCTCTGCAGCCTTGCGTTCCAGGGCCCTGCGCTCCTGGAATGAACAGGGAAAGTTCAGAAACCGAGTGAGGCTGAGGACAGGGGAAGGCCGGGGGCCAGCTGGGAAGGGCAATGTGGCTCTCTTGGTCCAAACTTAGTGATGTGAGGCTGGGAACGCCTCTGGCTCCCGTCCCCACTGTCCCTACTCACGAATCTCTCCAGCTCCAGAAGGGCTGGCCTCTCAGCGAAGCGCTCTTGCCTCTGGTGAGGACACGGAAAGCACAGGGGTCAGCAGGGGAAGCCAGCACTGCCCTCAGGAGGGGTCCTACGTTCCTGCTGGGGACCCGCCCGCCCACTAGGCAGCCCACCAGCCCCGCCCCCATGggccaggccccgcccccagcAAGCCCACAGCCCCACCCCCATTTGCTCAGACCCCGCCTCCGAGATCTCGGCCAGGCCCTCAGGTGGAGCGAAGCCCCATCCGCCCCTCCAGGCCAGGCTCCCACAGTCTGAGCCCCACCCAGGCGGCCCTGCCAGTTCTGGTGACCCTGGCCTCGGCGCCTTTACCTGCGTGGCCCGCTCCAGCTCCACCTTGAGCTGCGCCAGCCGCAGCGTGGTCTCGGTCAGAGCCTCGCGAAGCCGCTCGTTCTCCCTGCGCAGCTCTGCATACAGCTGGGGGTCGGGTGGAGGAGGGTCAGGGGGAGGAGGGTCAGGTGGAGGGCAGGGGCGACGCTGGGGGCAGGGAAGCCAGGAGGTGGGCACCCGGCAGGCGGAGCCCCAAAGGAGGGGTGGGATCACACCTTCCTAAAGCCTCCGTCCTGCTCCTCCGACTCTGGCTCAGGTTCTGGGTGGAGGTCCCGCTGTGACCGCTGCCTGCGGGCCGAGGGGCCGCCCTCCAGGGTGCTGGGGCGGGGGCGGAACGCGCGTCAGGGGCCGGCCCGGGCCGCACGCAGGCCCCACCTCTCCCACCCCGCCCCTACCTGGACTCCGGGCTGCGGTCAGCCGGCTCCGCCTCCTCCCCCTGTGGGCAGGTAGAGGGGGGTTCAATGGGCACGGGAGGGGCTTTAGTGGGTATGGGAGGGGCTTTGCCCGCCCTCCGGCCCACCCTCTGCACCAGCCCGGCCCCACCTGAGCCCCCCTCACCTCCGCAGGCCCCCTCCACTCCTTTCCGACCTTGCGGGGCTCCCTGGCCGCCTGCGGTCCTGGACCCTGCCCGTCAGGCGCCtctgctgggggaggggcaggaatCAGTCCAGGCACCTCCAGAGACGCCTCTGGGGGCCCGGGTCCCCGGGTCAAGCCCCCAGGAAAGCAGGAAGACTCGGAGAGACGATGATTCCCGGGGATTGACCTCCCCCAGAGAGCAGACCTCACCTCTCTGGGCCGGGCTGTCGGAGTTCTCCACTCCAGGGACGCGGGGCCTCCGGGAAGGGTCCTGTCGGGAGGGGTTGGTGAGTCAGGGGACCAGGACATCCCGCACCACCCCACGCGCCCTCGCTGACCCCTCTCACCAGGCTCTGCGCCAGCTTCTCTGACTCTGGGGCCTTCCCTGCAGACTTCTCTGCCTCCTTCAGGTCTGTCAGAGTCACACCCTGGCAGGGAAAGGGGACAGTCAGGGGAGGCTGGGGTCagggcccagctcctcctccctcagacccaggagtccagactccagtccctcctccctcagacccaggagtccaggcccccagaccctcctccctcagaccccggagtccagacccccagcccctcctccctcagacccgggagtccagacccccagcccctcctccctcagacccgggagtccagacccccagcccctcctccctcagacccgggagtccaggtcccagcccctcctccctcagacccaggagcccaggtcccagcccctcctccctcagacccaggagtccaggcccccagcccctcctccctcagacccgggagtccagaccccccagtcccctcctccctcagacccgggagtccagaccccccagtcccctcctccctcagacccggaaGTCCAGaccccagtccctcctccctcagacccgggagtccagaccccagtccctcctccctcagacccgggagtccagaccccaggccctcctccctcagacccgggagtccagacccccagcccctcctccctcagacccgggagtccagaccccccagtcccctcctccctcagacccgggagtccagacccccagcccctcctccctcagacccgggagtccagacccccagcccctcctccctcagacccgggagtccagaccccccagtcccctcctccctcagacccgggagtccagaccccccagtcccctcctccctcagacccaggagtccagacccccagcccctcctccctcagacccaggagtccagacccccagcccctcctccctcagacccaggaatccagacccccagcccctcctccctcagacccaggaatccagacccccaggccctcctccctcagacccaggagtccagaccccagcCCACCCCACACCTGCGTGGACCTCCGAGACTGGCGCATGAGACGGGAGCGAGCTTTTCTCTGGGATTCCGACTCCTCATCCCGCACAGGCATCTGGTAGGACCTGAGGGAAGGGTCCCAACCTCAGGGAGGGGCACTGGGGACCCTGTCCCATTCCGTGGCGGGCACCCTCCGCGGGAGGCAAGTTCTGTGGGAGGCGACTCCAACTCCCAGCAGACCCGGGGCCAGCCCTCCCTCAGGAGCCCACCCAGAGCCCCGGGACTCCGGCTTGACATAGTCTCTGCTGGCTGGGGCGGCAgcttcctgccctggcctctgcaCCTCCGTCGGTCCCGGGAGTCCGCTGGGGGTGCTGTGGAGGCTGTGGGGGCGTTTGGCTTCGCTGGAGATTCAGACTCCGGAATCCTGGAGGGAGGCGAGGAGTTCTCCAAGCAAGGAGGAGGCTTGGTGACCTCAGACCTgcatcaattcattcattcaacaaacattaccCAGGTGCATTGTGTGCCGGCACTGGAGATGCAGCCgtgaacaaaagaaacaaattatctgGGCCACCAGAGTCAGAGCTGAGCAGAAATACACAAAACTGACAACAGCCATGAAAAGACCAGCACTCTACCCAGCCGGTCAGAAGGGTAAAGCACGCTGGACAGAAGCAGCAGCGCGAGAACTGGGAGCGGAGCGGGAGGGGCGTGTGCCGACGGCGCAGAGGTGGCAGCAGGTGGTCCGTGCGCCTCGGGGTGGGGGATGATGGGGAGAAGG comes from Macaca fascicularis isolate 582-1 chromosome 19, T2T-MFA8v1.1 and encodes:
- the EPS8L1 gene encoding epidermal growth factor receptor kinase substrate 8-like protein 1 isoform X1, whose amino-acid sequence is MSTATGPEAAPKPSAKSIYEQRKRYSTVVMADVSQYPVNHLVTFCLGEDDGVHTVEDASRKLAVMDSQGRVWAQEMLLRVSPDHVTLLDPASKEELESYPLGAIVRCDAVMPPGRSRSLLLLVCQEPERAQPDVHFFQGLRLGAELIREDIQGALHNYRSGRGERRAAALRATQEELQRDRSPAAETPPLQRRPSVRAVISTVERGAGRGRPQAKPIPEAEETQRPGPAGTSSSADPASPDLGPRGPDLAALQAEREVDILNHVFDDVESFVSRLQKSAEAARVLEHRERGRRTRRRAAGEGLLTLRAKPPSEAEYTDVLQKIKYAFSLLARLRGNIADPSSPELLHFLFGPLQMIVNTSGGPEFASSVRQPHLTSDAVALLRDNVTPRENELWTSLGDSWTRPGLELPPEEGPPYRPEFFSGWEPPVTDPQGRAWEDPVEKQLQHERRRRQQSAPQVAVNGHQDLEPESEPQLESETAGKWVLCNYDFQARNSSELSVKQRDVLEVLDDRRKWWKVRDPAGQEGYVPYNILTPHPGPRLHHCQSSARSLNSTPPPPPAPAPAPPPALARPRWDSCDSLNSLDPSEKEKFSQMLIVNEELQARLAQGRSGPSRAVPGPRAPEPQLSPQSDASEVRAWLQAKGFSSGTVDALGVLTGAQLFSLQKEELRAVSPEEGARVYSQVTVQRALLEDKEKVSELEAVMEKQKKKVEGGMEMEVI
- the PPP1R12C gene encoding protein phosphatase 1 regulatory subunit 12C isoform X6, with the protein product MPEARHPRTGASALHVAAAKGYIEVMRLLLQAGYDPELRDGDGWTPLHAAAHWGVEDACRLLAEHGGGMDSLTHAGQRPCDLADEEVLSLLEELARKQEDLRNQKEASQSRGQEPQAPCSSRHRRSSVCRLSSREKISLQDLSKERRPGGAGGPPIQDEDEGEEGPAEPRPAEPGTLNGVSSPPHPSPKSPVPPEEAPFSRRFGLLKTGSSGALGPPERRMAEGAPGAGLQRSASSSWLEGTSTQARELRLARITPTPSRKLPEPSVLSEVTKPPPCLENSSPPSRIPESESPAKPNAPTASTAPPADSRDRRRSYQMPVRDEESESQRKARSRLMRQSRRSTQGVTLTDLKEAEKSAGKAPESEKLAQSLDPSRRPRVPGVENSDSPAQREAPDGQGPGPQAAREPRKVGKEWRGPAEGEEAEPADRSPESSTLEGGPSARRQRSQRDLHPEPEPESEEQDGGFRKLYAELRRENERLREALTETTLRLAQLKVELERATQRQERFAERPALLELERFERRALERKAAELEEELKALSDLRADNQRLKDENAALIRVISKLSK
- the PPP1R12C gene encoding protein phosphatase 1 regulatory subunit 12C isoform X5, whose translation is MPEARHPRTGASALHVAAAKGYIEVMRLLLQAGYDPELRDGDGWTPLHAAAHWGVEDACRLLAEHGGGMDSLTHAGQRPCDLADEEVLSLLEELARKQEDLRNQKEASQSRGQEPQAPCSSRHRRSSVCRLSSREKISLQDLSKERRPGGAGGPPIQDEDEGEEGPAEPRPAEPGTLNGVSSPPHPSPKSPVPPEEAPFSRRFGLLKTGSSGALGPPERRMAEGAPGAGLQRSASSSWLEGTSTQARELRLARITPTPSRKLPEPSVLSEVTKPPPCLENSSPPSRIPESESPAKPNAPTASTAPPADSRDRRRSYQMPVRDEESESQRKARSRLMRQSRRSTQGVTLTDLKEAEKSAGKAPESEKLAQSLDPSRRPRVPGVENSDSPAQRAEAPDGQGPGPQAAREPRKVGKEWRGPAEGEEAEPADRSPESSTLEGGPSARRQRSQRDLHPEPEPESEEQDGGFRKLYAELRRENERLREALTETTLRLAQLKVELERATQRQERFAERPALLELERFERRALERKAAELEEELKALSDLRADNQRLKDENAALIRVISKLSK